From Mycolicibacterium nivoides, a single genomic window includes:
- the eutC gene encoding ethanolamine ammonia-lyase subunit EutC, with the protein MSPNEIAVQEFWDELRKTTQARIGLGRAGNALPTRRVLELAAAHAAARDAVHVPLDTDQLVTAVRNVGIGEPTVVTSKATSRDEYLRRPDLGREPAEGMQVPDTPADIGFVLADGLSPTALDRHGATLLAALVAELRDRYTLAPPVIATQARVALGDHVAAQAHMRTVLVIIGERPGLSVADSLGIYLTHLPMPGRTDADRNCISNIHPPDGLGYAEAARVAAGLVDGALALGRSGVDLKDTSRTSALGTPGLAELT; encoded by the coding sequence ATGAGTCCCAATGAGATTGCGGTCCAAGAGTTCTGGGATGAGCTGCGTAAGACCACGCAGGCCAGGATCGGGCTGGGTCGGGCCGGTAACGCACTGCCCACCCGCCGGGTGCTGGAATTGGCCGCGGCGCACGCCGCGGCCCGCGATGCCGTGCACGTGCCGTTGGACACCGATCAACTGGTGACGGCGGTCCGCAACGTGGGCATCGGTGAGCCGACGGTGGTGACCAGTAAGGCCACCTCCCGCGACGAGTATCTGCGCCGGCCCGATCTGGGGCGTGAGCCCGCCGAGGGCATGCAGGTGCCCGACACCCCGGCCGACATCGGCTTCGTGCTGGCCGACGGGTTGTCGCCGACCGCACTGGATCGTCACGGTGCGACGCTGCTCGCGGCGTTGGTGGCCGAGCTGCGGGACCGCTACACCCTGGCCCCGCCGGTGATCGCGACGCAGGCCCGCGTCGCCCTCGGTGACCACGTCGCAGCGCAGGCCCACATGCGGACAGTGCTCGTGATAATCGGGGAGCGGCCAGGTCTGAGCGTCGCCGACAGCCTCGGCATCTACCTCACCCACCTGCCGATGCCCGGCCGCACCGACGCGGACCGCAACTGCATCTCCAACATCCACCCGCCCGACGGCCTGGGATACGCCGAAGCCGCGCGGGTGGCAGCCGGATTGGTCGACGGTGCGCTGGCCCTGGGCCGCTCCGGCGTCGACCTGAAGGACACCTCACGGACCTCGGCGCTCGGCACACCGGGTCTCGCCGAACTGACCTAG
- a CDS encoding ethanolamine ammonia-lyase subunit EutB: protein MKYHQQVSGVTYSFDGLVEVMAKATPLRSGDQLAGCAAEHDGERAAAAWVLADLPLDTFLNEELVPYDTDEVTRLIMDSHDRQAFSEISHLTVGGLRDWLMDTAAHDHSAERLAAVAPGLTPEMVAAVSKIMRNQDLIAVSAAAEVTAAFRTTVGARGTLATRLQPNHPTDDPRGIAAAVLDGLLLGCGDAVIGINPATDSPQATADLLYLLDSIRTRYDIPAQSCVLSHVTTTIGLVEAGAPVDLMFQSVAGTEGANSAFGVNLQLLREGNEAARSLRRGAVGDNVMYLETGQGSVLSSGAHLGVGGKPVDQQTLEARAYAVARDLQPLLVNTVVGFIGPEYLYDGKQIIRAGLEDHFCGKLLGLPMGVDVCYTNHAEADQNDMDNLLTLLAAAGVAFVITVPGADDVMLGYQSLSFHDVLTTRRTLGLRPAAEFEAWLRSVGMVDDSGKLTPFDLERSVLRSLTSAETS, encoded by the coding sequence ATGAAGTACCACCAGCAGGTTTCGGGGGTGACCTACAGCTTCGACGGTCTGGTCGAGGTGATGGCCAAGGCCACCCCGCTACGCTCCGGCGATCAGCTCGCCGGCTGCGCGGCCGAGCACGACGGTGAACGCGCCGCGGCCGCCTGGGTGCTCGCGGACCTGCCGCTGGACACCTTCCTCAACGAGGAACTGGTGCCGTACGACACCGACGAGGTCACCCGGCTGATCATGGACAGCCATGACCGGCAAGCCTTTTCGGAGATCTCGCATCTGACCGTCGGCGGGCTGCGGGATTGGCTGATGGACACCGCGGCCCATGATCACAGCGCCGAGCGACTGGCCGCCGTCGCACCGGGGCTGACCCCGGAAATGGTTGCGGCGGTGAGCAAGATCATGCGCAACCAGGATCTGATCGCGGTGTCGGCCGCCGCGGAGGTGACCGCGGCGTTCCGGACCACCGTCGGCGCCCGCGGCACCCTGGCCACCCGACTGCAGCCCAACCATCCCACCGATGACCCTCGTGGGATCGCCGCGGCCGTGCTCGACGGGCTGCTGCTGGGCTGCGGCGACGCGGTGATCGGGATCAACCCGGCCACCGACTCGCCGCAGGCCACCGCGGACCTGCTGTATCTGCTCGATTCGATCCGCACGCGCTACGACATCCCCGCCCAGTCCTGCGTGCTGTCGCATGTCACCACCACGATCGGGTTGGTGGAGGCCGGTGCGCCGGTGGACCTGATGTTCCAGTCCGTCGCCGGCACCGAGGGGGCCAACTCCGCATTCGGGGTGAACCTGCAGCTGCTGCGGGAGGGCAACGAGGCGGCGCGCAGCCTGCGCCGCGGCGCCGTCGGCGACAACGTCATGTACCTGGAGACCGGGCAGGGTTCGGTGCTCAGTTCCGGTGCGCACCTGGGCGTCGGCGGCAAGCCGGTGGACCAGCAGACCCTGGAGGCCCGTGCCTACGCGGTGGCCCGCGACCTGCAGCCGTTGCTGGTGAACACGGTCGTCGGGTTCATCGGGCCGGAGTACCTCTACGACGGTAAGCAGATCATCCGGGCGGGCCTGGAAGACCACTTCTGCGGCAAGCTGCTGGGCCTGCCGATGGGGGTGGACGTCTGCTACACCAACCACGCCGAGGCCGACCAGAACGACATGGACAACCTGCTGACGTTGTTGGCCGCGGCCGGAGTGGCGTTCGTCATCACCGTGCCGGGCGCCGACGACGTGATGCTCGGCTACCAGAGCCTGTCGTTCCACGACGTGCTGACCACCCGGCGCACCCTGGGCCTGCGGCCGGCCGCCGAGTTCGAGGCTTGGCTGCGCAGCGTCGGCATGGTCGACGACTCCGGCAAGCTGACGCCGTTCGACCTGGAGCGTTCGGTGCTGCGGTCCCTGACTTCCGCGGAGACATCATGA